A segment of the Bradyrhizobium sp. CCBAU 53340 genome:
GCACGCCGCCGAACTCGACGCAGGCGCGCAGGATGTCGGCGCCGAAGGCTTCGGCGCGCTCGATCTCGCCCGGCTTGTTGGCGTCGTAGAGGATCAGCGGATGCAGATTGCCGTCGCCGGCGTGGAACACGTTGGCGCAGCCGAGCTGATATTTTTCCGAGAGCTCGCGGATGCGCGCCAGCGCCTTCGGCAGCGCGCCGCGCGGAATCGTGCCGTCCATGCAGAGATAGTCGGGCGAGATGCGGCCGACGGCCGGAAAGGCGGCCTTGCGGCCGGCCCAGAACAGGTTGCGCTCGGCCTCCGAATTCGAGGTCTGCAGCGTCACCGAGCCACAGCCTCTTGCGATGCTCTCGACCCGGGTGATCAGCTCGTCCACCTCGATCTTGGGGCCGTCGAGCTCAATGATCAGTAACGCCTCGACATCGAGCGGATAGCCGGCATGGACGAAGGCTTCGGCGGCGTGGATCGCCGGCTTGTCCATCATCTCCATGCCGCCGGGAATGATGCCCGCGCCGATGATGCGCGCGACGCATTCGCCGGCTGCCTCGACCTGTGCAAAGCCGACCATCAGCGCGCGCGCCGTCTCCGGCTTCTGCAGGATGCGCACCGTGATCTCGGTGATGACGCCAAGCAGGCCCTCCGAGCCGGTGATGACGCCCATCAAATCGTAACCGGGATTCTCTGCGGATTTGCCGCCGATGCGCAGGATCTCGCCGCTCATCAGCACGATCTCGCAACCGAGCACATTGTTGGTGGTCATGCCGTATTTCAGGCAGTGCACGCCGCCGGAATTTTCCGCGACATTGCCGCCGATCGAGCAGGCGATCTGCGAGGACGGATCGGGCGCGTAATAGAAGCCGGCATGGGCGACCGCCTGGCTGATGGCGAGGTTGGTGACGCCGGGCTCGGTGACGACGACCCGATTGTCGAAATCGATCTCGCGGATGCGCTTGAACTTGCCGAGCCCGAGCAGCACGCCGTCCTCGAGCGGCAGCGCGCCGCCGGACAGCGACGTGCCGGACCCGCGCGGCACCACCTTGATACCCTGCGCGGCACAATATTTCAGGACCAGCGAGACCTGCTCGGTCGTGTCGGGCAGCACCACGACCATCGGCGGCTGCCGATAGGCGGTCAGGCCGTCTGATTCATAGGCCCGCATCTCGGCAGGCGTATCGATCACGCCCTCGCCCGGCACGATTGCGCGCAATGCAGCAACGATCTCCGCACGGCGCGCGAGCACCGCCTGATCGCTCGCAGGCATCATGATGGCCATATTAAGAAACCTTCGTCCGGCATTGAAAATTGTTCCGCCAAATCAATCATGCCTGCCCATATTTGAACAGGTCCTCCAAAGGTCGCATTGCTTTGTTGCAGCGCAAGTTCTCTCTGGGGCAAGTCTGTTATCGCAAAACCTGCCAAGGTTTCCCGGCTTGTCCACTTGCACCGGACCTGCCAAAACCGACGACACTCAATC
Coding sequences within it:
- a CDS encoding FAD-linked oxidase C-terminal domain-containing protein; translation: MAIMMPASDQAVLARRAEIVAALRAIVPGEGVIDTPAEMRAYESDGLTAYRQPPMVVVLPDTTEQVSLVLKYCAAQGIKVVPRGSGTSLSGGALPLEDGVLLGLGKFKRIREIDFDNRVVVTEPGVTNLAISQAVAHAGFYYAPDPSSQIACSIGGNVAENSGGVHCLKYGMTTNNVLGCEIVLMSGEILRIGGKSAENPGYDLMGVITGSEGLLGVITEITVRILQKPETARALMVGFAQVEAAGECVARIIGAGIIPGGMEMMDKPAIHAAEAFVHAGYPLDVEALLIIELDGPKIEVDELITRVESIARGCGSVTLQTSNSEAERNLFWAGRKAAFPAVGRISPDYLCMDGTIPRGALPKALARIRELSEKYQLGCANVFHAGDGNLHPLILYDANKPGEIERAEAFGADILRACVEFGGVLTGEHGVGIEKRDLMPDMFTEIDLNQQQRLKCAFDAQGLLNPGKVFPTLHRCAELGRMHVHAGKLAFPDIPRF